Proteins encoded in a region of the Nicotiana tomentosiformis chromosome 9, ASM39032v3, whole genome shotgun sequence genome:
- the LOC138898945 gene encoding uncharacterized protein yields the protein MVDYVYRSCVVTIKIYETRVDLLVLNMVNFEVILGKDWLTPYYDILDYHAKTMTLAMLGLPRLEWTGSLGQTLSREITFVKAQRMFKKGCLVYLSYIRDVSADTSTVNSVPVAREFPDVFPTNLMGMPPNRNIDFDIDLGPSTQNISISLDRMDPAESKELKV from the coding sequence ATGGTGGATTATGTATATCGGTCTTGCGTGGTTACTATTAAGATTTATGAGACAAGGGTTGATCTTCTAGTgcttaatatggtcaattttgagGTGATCTTGGGTAAGGATTGGTTAACTccatattatgatattcttgattatcacgctaagaccatgacattgGCCATGTTGGGGTTGCCGAGGTTAGAATGGACGGGTTCTCTTGGTCAAACTCTTAGTAGAGAGATTACATTtgtgaaggctcaacggatgttTAAGAAGGGATGTTTGGTGTATCTGTCTTATATtagagatgttagtgctgatacttctACAGTTAATTCAGTTCCAGTAGCGAGggagtttccagatgtgtttcctacaaACCTGATgggcatgccacccaataggAATATTGACTTTGATATTGATTTGGGGCCAAGCACTCAAAATATATCTATTTCATTGGATCGCATGGATCCAGCTGAGTCAAAGGAATTGAAGGTGTAG